GAAGGTGCGGATCGATCCCGACGACCCCGGAGCGGTGTTCGTGGACGCGACCGAGCAACCCGCGAATCGCCCCAAGCGGGGCCAGCGGCGCAGGTACTCAGGTACGGATAACGGCTACACACACGACTGCATGGCCGAAGCACGCTTGAATCAACGCTTATTGCGCAACGAGTCTATTTTTTTCAGGCACGTGCGCGCGGTCTCGGGGCAGACATGGGGCGCCACCTGGAGTCGGACCAGTTCGTCGCAGAGCAGTTGTAGGACCTAGCACTCGCGCCCCATCGGCGGGTCGCTGCAACAGAGCGTGACGAGGTGGACCCCGCCCTTGCCGTCGAGAACCTGGGGCACGCCGGCAGCGCGTCGTGCAACTTGGCCACGGTCCATTCGCCCGCCTCGTCGGGTACCGTGACATTGCGGTTGTGGTTCACCCGCACCACATACTCCGTCCGGTGCGAGCCCGCGTAATCGAGGAACTCGGTGACATCGGCCCCGCGGTCGGCCACATGCACCCACCGCTTGCCCGGCCCGGCGGGGCCGAGCGCTTCCGCGGCGTTGCGCCACAGGATTCTGGCCTTGTGTGTAGGTCGTGCCGCAGCATCGATGACCCGAATTTGCTGTACGACTTCGTAGCAAGAACCCTAGTGCAGGATCATGGCTGAGGTTTTGGCAATGTGGGGTGGAGCGTGCAGCCGTAGTAGTTGCACGCTCGCTGCCGTACCTCAGCGGCGGTCAGTTTCCGGTCGGGCTCGACGATGGCCCGCTTGCCGTGGACCCACTTGGGTTCGATCGGATTGAGCCACGGGGCCTTGACCGGCAGACCGCACACCCGGATCCGGCACCCGGCCTTCGCGCGCCGGACCCGCCGGTTGTGGGCCTCGATCCACCGCCGCACCCGCCGGCTCACGTGCCACGCGGCGTTGTCCCACACCAGGGCCAACACCGCCTTCCCCTCGGTCGCCAGCACCTCGCACACCCACCCCAGGAACGCCTCGGTGGTGGCACTTACCGGCCGCCCGTCGCAGAACCGCAGCATCATCCCGCCCGTGTCGGCCCGCAGCACCCCATAGCACGCCAGCGCCTCTGGCCCGCCGCCCTTCGGATCCCGGGCGTTGCCCCCGAGCCGGAGCGGGCCGGAGGTCGTCCAGGCGAACAGATCGGGCTGGGCCAGTCGCGTCCACCAGCACTCGTCTTGAAAACCCAGCACCCAGTCCGAATGCTTCGCCGCCTCCGCGATCAGCCGGTCCCGACGCCTTTTTTCTTGACGTATTCGGGGTCCGGGCTGGTGATCCAGTGCTTGGCCCGCTTCCACCCGACCCCGAGACGCTTCAACGCCTGTCGGATCGGCTCGACCGACAGCACCCGGGACGTCCATCCCTTCTGGTGGCACACCTCGGCCACCAACGCCAGGGTCCACAGGCTCGTCGGCTTGCCGAACGCTCGGGGCCGGCGGTGGAGTAGATCCTTGAGGTCCTCGTCCCGCCCCCGGTCCCATACCCGGCCGGGATCCTTGCG
This region of Gemmata massiliana genomic DNA includes:
- a CDS encoding transposase, which produces MLGFQDECWWTRLAQPDLFAWTTSGPLRLGGNARDPKGGGPEALACYGVLRADTGGMMLRFCDGRPVSATTEAFLGWVCEVLATEGKAVLALVWDNAAWHVSRRVRRWIEAHNRRVRRAKAGCRIRVCGLPVKAPWLNPIEPKWVHGKRAIVEPDRKLTAAEVRQRACNYYGCTLHPTLPKPQP
- a CDS encoding helix-turn-helix domain-containing protein, translated to MNKPRKFVRTLTAAERRALERGRKSADAFTVRRSQILLASAGRMGPAEVGRVVGCTAQAVRNAVRAFETDGLGCLAAKSHARKDPGRVWDRGRDEDLKDLLHRRPRAFGKPTSLWTLALVAEVCHQKGWTSRVLSVEPIRQALKRLGVGWKRAKHWITSPDPEYVKKKGVGTG